Proteins encoded together in one candidate division WWE3 bacterium window:
- the smpB gene encoding SsrA-binding protein SmpB, with amino-acid sequence MILAENRMARHDYEILETWEAGIALLGSEVKSVRGKNARLNGAYVKFFNAQPYLVGAHIQNYKNSAIMFDPERSRQLLLTKSEVKRMVGLGGRKGYALIPLQFYTLGDRIKLTVGLGHGRNQYGKKELVKSRDIERETDRELKEIDTGNQRPAE; translated from the coding sequence ATGATCCTGGCCGAAAATCGGATGGCTCGGCATGATTACGAAATTTTAGAAACCTGGGAAGCGGGAATTGCACTGCTAGGGTCGGAAGTGAAGTCCGTTCGCGGCAAAAATGCCAGGCTTAATGGTGCTTACGTTAAATTCTTTAATGCTCAGCCGTACCTCGTGGGGGCCCATATCCAAAACTATAAAAACTCGGCAATAATGTTTGATCCGGAACGATCCCGCCAATTGTTGCTTACTAAATCAGAGGTTAAACGCATGGTTGGCCTAGGAGGACGTAAGGGCTATGCGCTTATTCCGTTGCAATTTTATACCTTAGGCGATCGCATTAAGCTCACGGTGGGCTTAGGTCACGGTCGCAACCAATACGGTAAGAAAGAGCTGGTTAAATCAAGAGATATCGAGCGGGAGACGGATCGAGAACTCAAGGAAATTGATACTGGTAACCAACGACCTGCAGAGTGA
- a CDS encoding DUF1059 domain-containing protein, translating into MKTMTCRDMGGPCDTKISGETPDEMMKIGEEHLRKMKDPAHMKLVADMEKMSTDSVEMKKWNDEFVAKFNALPHM; encoded by the coding sequence ATGAAAACAATGACTTGCCGCGACATGGGCGGCCCGTGCGATACTAAAATTAGTGGTGAGACCCCAGATGAGATGATGAAAATAGGGGAAGAGCATTTGCGGAAGATGAAAGATCCGGCTCACATGAAGCTAGTGGCCGATATGGAAAAAATGAGTACGGATTCAGTGGAAATGAAAAAGTGGAATGACGAATTTGTGGCCAAATTTAACGCTTTACCGCATATGTAA
- a CDS encoding glycosyltransferase family 2 protein, with translation MTISIVIVNYNTREILLKCLENLQKVSPEAQVIVVDNGSSDGSADAVASKFSEVSLIRSTNVGLSAGYNLGLVQATGDFVLLLGTDAFPESSTLPYLVNFMNENPKAGLVTCRLVLRSGQTDWDAHRGFPTPWVAIFHFLYLDRLFATSKLFNGYTQKYQDLTKTHEIDLCISHFMLIRRQTLIEVGPFDENFFVFGEDVDFCYRVKAAGWKIFYVPEVTAVHYKGASVGVRKETADITQASKETRLRMTKSASEAQQQFYKKHLASKYPKLLNAAILGLIDLRREVISLKYRF, from the coding sequence ATGACCATATCAATTGTGATCGTCAACTACAACACTCGGGAAATTCTTTTAAAATGTCTGGAAAATTTACAGAAAGTGAGTCCAGAAGCTCAAGTGATTGTGGTAGATAATGGCTCTAGCGACGGCTCAGCCGACGCGGTCGCCTCAAAGTTTTCAGAAGTATCTTTGATTCGGTCAACTAATGTTGGGCTCTCGGCCGGTTACAACTTGGGGTTAGTTCAAGCGACAGGGGACTTCGTCTTACTTTTAGGGACGGACGCTTTTCCAGAGTCGTCAACGCTTCCATACCTTGTCAACTTTATGAATGAGAACCCCAAAGCTGGTCTCGTTACTTGTAGACTCGTCCTGCGGTCCGGTCAGACTGACTGGGATGCCCATCGGGGTTTTCCAACGCCCTGGGTTGCTATCTTCCATTTTTTATATCTTGATCGTCTCTTCGCAACGTCAAAACTTTTTAACGGCTACACCCAGAAGTATCAAGATCTTACTAAAACGCATGAGATTGATTTATGCATCTCCCATTTTATGTTGATTCGTCGCCAAACTTTGATTGAAGTTGGCCCTTTTGACGAAAACTTTTTTGTCTTTGGAGAAGATGTCGACTTCTGTTATCGGGTTAAAGCGGCTGGCTGGAAAATATTTTACGTTCCGGAAGTTACCGCCGTTCATTATAAGGGGGCGAGTGTGGGGGTGCGTAAAGAAACTGCTGATATCACGCAAGCTTCCAAAGAGACGCGTCTTCGCATGACTAAATCCGCCTCGGAAGCGCAGCAGCAATTCTATAAAAAACACCTAGCTAGTAAGTACCCCAAACTTTTAAATGCCGCTATCTTAGGCCTTATTGATCTGCGGCGAGAAGTAATCAGTTTAAAGTATCGCTTCTAA
- the mutM gene encoding bifunctional DNA-formamidopyrimidine glycosylase/DNA-(apurinic or apyrimidinic site) lyase codes for MPELPEVETVRADLNKELAGQTVKGIKVDKPNLIKGSHLDFIKELTGAKFTGVRRQAKLLIFDLTKDGRDFHVVAHLKMTGRFLLREQSDQPDNYQHITIDIGGGKELRFCDLRQFGYLAITSKEDLAKILAGYGPEPLKDLTVEKFEEALKRKLAIKKLLLDQAVFSGIGNIYANEALFEAKIQPERLANTLSIKEASDLFQAISKVITSGLTNRGTTTKDDSFKDIYNRAGSNAKYLRVYERTGQPCLNNCGDKIKKIMVGGRGTYFCPSCQPQL; via the coding sequence ATGCCCGAATTACCAGAAGTCGAGACCGTCCGCGCTGATTTAAATAAAGAGCTAGCCGGTCAAACAGTCAAAGGAATCAAAGTCGACAAGCCTAACCTAATTAAAGGCTCACATCTAGACTTTATTAAAGAGTTAACCGGAGCTAAGTTCACCGGTGTTCGCCGCCAAGCCAAACTACTTATATTCGACCTCACTAAAGACGGTCGTGATTTCCATGTCGTCGCCCATCTTAAAATGACCGGCCGCTTTCTACTACGAGAGCAGTCGGATCAACCTGATAATTACCAGCACATCACTATCGACATCGGAGGCGGCAAGGAACTCCGTTTTTGCGACCTCCGCCAATTTGGTTATCTAGCAATTACCTCTAAAGAGGACCTAGCTAAAATTTTAGCTGGTTACGGCCCGGAACCACTTAAAGACTTGACCGTAGAGAAGTTTGAAGAGGCGTTAAAACGTAAATTAGCCATTAAAAAGCTGCTTCTCGATCAAGCCGTTTTCTCCGGTATTGGTAATATTTATGCCAATGAAGCCCTATTTGAAGCCAAGATTCAGCCAGAGCGACTGGCTAACACACTTTCGATTAAAGAAGCAAGTGACCTTTTTCAGGCGATCTCTAAAGTCATCACTTCCGGTCTTACTAATCGAGGTACCACCACCAAAGATGATTCTTTTAAAGATATTTACAACCGAGCTGGATCGAATGCGAAGTATCTTAGGGTCTACGAGCGGACCGGTCAACCCTGTTTAAACAATTGTGGCGATAAGATTAAGAAGATTATGGTTGGTGGTCGCGGGACGTATTTTTGCCCCAGTTGTCAGCCACAACTTTAA
- a CDS encoding class I SAM-dependent methyltransferase, whose product MNFLQEFLKIAPYSLAVWRAGEAEAINQAYADFKPQGKILDIGCGFGEFMSVFSKVINGNKIDLGVDICQSDINEALKKNVYEKIICCDARDLHQIKDKYNTVLAVSVLEHISNVEKVFDQVQTVLNPGGYCIFTVPTNKLNSKLWTKLLHKTFKHVSLLSKEEWIKISENSGLTIRQVKGTISQKELTAFESGLITALVTQPSRWLFKKRLLISPEARLKTFEKVAVAAVADEKMESNILVVAQKI is encoded by the coding sequence ATGAACTTTTTACAGGAGTTTCTAAAAATAGCCCCGTATTCTTTAGCTGTGTGGCGGGCGGGAGAGGCTGAGGCCATAAACCAAGCTTATGCTGATTTTAAACCGCAGGGCAAAATTCTAGATATTGGCTGCGGCTTTGGAGAATTCATGAGCGTTTTTAGTAAAGTTATTAACGGTAATAAAATTGATTTGGGTGTAGATATTTGCCAATCAGATATTAATGAGGCTCTTAAAAAAAATGTTTATGAAAAAATTATCTGCTGTGACGCTAGGGACTTACATCAAATAAAAGATAAATATAATACTGTCTTAGCCGTTAGTGTTTTAGAGCATATTAGTAATGTAGAAAAAGTATTTGACCAAGTGCAAACGGTACTTAATCCTGGTGGCTATTGCATCTTTACGGTACCTACGAATAAACTTAATTCTAAATTGTGGACTAAACTGCTCCATAAAACTTTTAAACACGTCAGCCTTTTAAGTAAAGAAGAATGGATTAAAATATCGGAAAATAGCGGTCTTACGATTAGGCAAGTAAAAGGAACAATTTCGCAAAAAGAATTAACTGCCTTTGAATCTGGCTTGATTACGGCTTTAGTAACCCAGCCCAGCAGATGGCTATTTAAAAAACGTTTACTAATATCCCCCGAGGCTAGACTAAAAACCTTCGAAAAAGTAGCTGTAGCGGCAGTTGCTGATGAAAAGATGGAAAGCAACATTTTAGTAGTTGCCCAAAAAATATGA
- a CDS encoding glycosyltransferase, whose translation MTNPKVALIHDFLIQDGGAEQVLRALHELYPQAPVYTTIFDKRLEASFPSSSWDIRVSSASRIPLIRHIFKYFTLFWPLYFEGLDLSAYDVVISDTANFAKGVITTSKQLHVSYIHTPPRFLYGYETETNKRSNWFWKPILSIVDNYLRVWDYSAAQRPNILLAPSKNTADRIYKFYRRDSIVTYPPSKLLSETIVTSVDNSSIEPYFLCVGRLVRYKNFDLAILACQKLGLSLQIVGSGPELARLKHLAVPTTKFLGRVSDSELAGLYKGCQALLNPVSDEDFGIVPVEALSYGKPVVALTGGGASEVITPGITGELFPEATVASLESVLSNFKSTNYLSEECRKRAAVFSGKDFKNEVFKVVADNWGKNTSRDHQP comes from the coding sequence ATGACAAACCCTAAAGTAGCTCTAATTCACGATTTTTTAATTCAAGACGGTGGGGCAGAGCAGGTGCTGCGAGCGCTGCACGAACTGTACCCGCAGGCGCCGGTGTACACCACTATCTTTGATAAACGCCTTGAAGCCTCGTTCCCCTCGTCATCCTGGGATATTCGGGTCTCGTCGGCTTCTAGAATCCCTTTAATTCGTCATATTTTTAAGTACTTTACCCTCTTTTGGCCGTTATATTTTGAAGGCTTGGATCTGTCGGCCTATGATGTGGTCATTTCCGATACTGCCAACTTTGCCAAAGGGGTTATCACTACTTCAAAGCAGTTACACGTTAGCTACATTCACACTCCACCGCGTTTTCTGTATGGCTACGAAACGGAGACGAACAAACGGTCGAACTGGTTCTGGAAGCCAATCCTCAGTATCGTCGACAATTATTTAAGGGTTTGGGATTACTCGGCCGCTCAGCGACCAAACATTCTGCTGGCGCCATCAAAGAATACGGCGGATCGGATTTATAAGTTTTATAGGAGAGATTCTATTGTGACATACCCTCCGTCTAAATTGCTCTCTGAAACGATAGTTACTTCTGTAGACAATAGCAGTATTGAGCCTTATTTTCTGTGCGTGGGGCGATTGGTGCGTTATAAGAACTTCGATTTGGCGATTTTAGCCTGCCAGAAACTAGGCTTAAGCTTACAGATTGTGGGTAGCGGGCCGGAACTAGCCAGACTGAAACATTTGGCCGTGCCAACCACCAAGTTCTTAGGACGGGTGTCTGATAGTGAGCTAGCAGGTCTCTACAAGGGGTGCCAGGCCTTGCTAAACCCTGTCAGCGATGAGGATTTTGGGATCGTGCCTGTAGAGGCTTTGTCGTACGGTAAGCCCGTAGTGGCGCTTACAGGCGGCGGGGCCAGTGAGGTAATTACCCCCGGAATCACAGGGGAATTATTTCCTGAGGCAACTGTTGCGTCTTTAGAAAGTGTCTTGTCTAATTTTAAGTCGACAAACTATTTGTCTGAGGAATGTCGGAAACGGGCGGCAGTGTTTTCAGGTAAGGATTTTAAGAATGAGGTTTTTAAAGTTGTGGCTGACAACTGGGGCAAAAATACGTCCCGCGACCACCAACCATAA
- a CDS encoding vitamin K epoxide reductase family protein — translation MTTISKVLTACGFIGLLVSTIITIDRIKILSNPNFVPICDLNPFISCGSVNTTAQASIFGFPNSFLGIIGFAAVFGLGLYLLTGRNLKPSLWKLLNLGLLVAVLFTHWLAYQSLYVIQALCTYCMVVWAMTIATFITITRYNLLVENLKVSFLKDLLAKHSLILILSWYAFIVGLVLQHFWYYWRTLIGV, via the coding sequence ATGACAACTATCTCTAAAGTTCTGACTGCCTGTGGATTTATCGGTCTATTAGTCTCTACAATCATCACCATTGACCGCATTAAAATACTCAGCAATCCCAACTTTGTCCCCATTTGTGACCTTAACCCGTTTATTAGCTGCGGCTCGGTTAATACGACAGCCCAAGCCTCAATCTTCGGCTTCCCTAATTCATTTCTCGGCATCATCGGATTTGCGGCAGTCTTTGGTCTGGGATTGTACCTCCTGACCGGCCGCAATCTTAAACCAAGTCTTTGGAAACTTCTAAATTTAGGTCTCCTGGTCGCCGTCTTATTTACTCACTGGCTCGCCTACCAAAGTCTGTACGTGATCCAAGCCCTCTGCACTTACTGTATGGTCGTTTGGGCCATGACCATTGCTACCTTCATTACCATCACCCGCTACAATCTGCTGGTCGAAAATCTCAAGGTGTCATTCTTAAAGGACCTGCTTGCAAAACACTCTTTAATTCTGATCTTGAGCTGGTATGCTTTTATTGTTGGGCTGGTTCTACAACATTTCTGGTATTACTGGCGAACCTTAATTGGAGTATGA
- a CDS encoding class I SAM-dependent methyltransferase, whose protein sequence is MECGLGLLNKPPAAVAETYKCDYFNDKKTEDYYKDSLKKFAYVKPYLNLESRILDFGCAVGHFAGVCKNKGYSVAGFDISEYAASQTATSYDIETKSGALNKDLFAENYFDVITCFDVIEHIPNYIETLKIIKTWLKPGGHIFITTPDTESWDAKILGKYWYGFTKIPQHILYFNRNSLQRILTETGFTNIKINQWGFVRSLGFWFKKSFPPYFYIPMVDMIVVAKK, encoded by the coding sequence GTGGAATGTGGGTTAGGTTTATTAAATAAGCCACCTGCGGCAGTAGCTGAAACATATAAGTGTGATTATTTTAATGATAAAAAAACTGAAGATTACTATAAAGATTCCTTAAAGAAGTTTGCGTATGTTAAACCATATTTAAATTTAGAGTCTCGTATTTTAGATTTCGGTTGCGCAGTTGGTCACTTTGCAGGTGTTTGCAAAAACAAGGGATACTCTGTAGCTGGATTTGATATTTCTGAATATGCTGCAAGTCAAACGGCGACTAGCTATGATATCGAAACTAAGTCGGGGGCGTTAAATAAAGATCTCTTTGCTGAAAATTACTTCGATGTTATTACTTGTTTCGATGTAATCGAACATATTCCCAACTATATAGAAACGTTGAAAATTATAAAAACGTGGTTAAAGCCAGGTGGACACATTTTTATCACTACCCCAGATACGGAAAGTTGGGATGCTAAGATTCTAGGTAAATATTGGTACGGTTTTACCAAAATACCACAACATATTCTTTATTTTAATAGAAATTCACTACAACGAATACTTACAGAAACTGGTTTTACGAATATTAAAATTAATCAATGGGGTTTTGTTAGGAGCCTGGGATTCTGGTTTAAAAAAAGTTTTCCGCCTTATTTTTATATTCCGATGGTAGATATGATAGTAGTTGCTAAAAAATGA
- a CDS encoding tryptophan-rich sensory protein — MVKVIQANKNYSWYAKLKKPAWAPPSWLFGPVWSVLYLIIAVTFGFVFFKAWQGQLPRFIVISFIINLISNLIFTPLQFGLRNNLAAAIDIFIVLLSLVVSLSFIYPFIPLIAWLLIPYLLWVSFATVLQLTVTYLNYGQK, encoded by the coding sequence GTGGTGAAAGTTATACAAGCGAATAAAAATTACAGTTGGTACGCTAAACTTAAAAAGCCCGCCTGGGCCCCACCGTCTTGGCTATTTGGGCCAGTGTGGTCGGTACTATACTTAATTATAGCGGTTACCTTCGGCTTTGTCTTTTTTAAAGCCTGGCAAGGGCAACTGCCGCGATTTATCGTTATTTCTTTTATTATCAATTTAATTAGTAACCTTATTTTTACTCCGCTACAGTTTGGACTGCGCAATAATTTGGCCGCCGCTATAGACATTTTTATAGTGTTATTAAGTTTAGTAGTGAGCCTCAGTTTTATCTACCCCTTTATTCCCCTAATTGCCTGGTTACTCATTCCCTATCTACTCTGGGTCTCCTTCGCCACAGTTCTTCAGTTGACCGTCACCTATTTAAATTATGGCCAAAAATAA
- a CDS encoding GIY-YIG nuclease family protein — protein sequence MYYVYALYNSKHQRRYVGQTSNLAKRLAAHNTHSSEGAKSTAAFDGSWQLIYQEAVATKSEALKREHYLKTYQGRKLITAELYRWLLGREAPDHPQKI from the coding sequence ATGTATTACGTTTACGCCTTGTATAACTCTAAACATCAGCGCCGCTATGTGGGCCAAACTAGTAACTTGGCTAAAAGATTAGCCGCACACAACACTCACTCAAGCGAAGGTGCCAAAAGTACCGCCGCTTTTGACGGGTCTTGGCAGCTTATTTATCAGGAAGCGGTAGCTACTAAATCAGAAGCCTTAAAAAGAGAGCATTACTTAAAGACTTATCAAGGGCGAAAATTAATCACGGCAGAGTTATATCGGTGGTTGCTGGGCCGCGAAGCACCCGACCATCCGCAGAAAATTTAG
- the recF gene encoding DNA replication and repair protein RecF (All proteins in this family for which functions are known are DNA-binding proteins that assist the filamentation of RecA onto DNA for the initiation of recombination or recombinational repair.), translated as MELKSLELRNFRSYSKAKFSFDPKTTLIVGPNGSGKTNILEALGMLSAGRTFRGRFDREVIRHGKTYADVFGVTSDNELSVVVQERGDNQYSSQKLYKVNNVPKHISGFVGNLRSVIFRPEDIDLLVDGPAVRRRYLDDALSQVDGAYSKSLSNYGKIVTRRNHLLADDTRSSTQLLQELEYWNQELLSFGTVIQEKRQAFIAELNHDLPQVVNDLLGGLLTDLQINYLPNRLNKERLLSHEAAELASHITLIGPHRDDWKLLESDYDLSLFGSRGQQRTGVLALKLFELDYISMKVGERPLLLLDDVFSELDDVHQEAVLATIGKQQTILTATHVPEFRELKYCQRIHTT; from the coding sequence ATGGAACTAAAATCGTTAGAGCTCCGAAATTTTAGATCTTACTCGAAAGCCAAGTTTAGCTTTGACCCCAAAACGACGCTCATCGTCGGTCCTAACGGCAGCGGTAAAACTAATATCTTAGAGGCCTTAGGGATGCTTTCAGCGGGTCGCACTTTTCGGGGTCGCTTTGACCGCGAAGTAATCAGGCACGGTAAAACTTACGCTGATGTTTTTGGCGTTACTTCTGACAACGAGTTGTCTGTGGTCGTTCAAGAGCGTGGTGATAACCAGTACAGTTCGCAAAAACTTTATAAAGTTAACAACGTTCCAAAGCATATTTCCGGCTTTGTGGGGAATTTGCGGTCTGTCATCTTTCGACCTGAGGATATTGATCTGCTGGTTGACGGGCCGGCAGTTCGACGGCGTTATTTGGATGACGCTTTAAGCCAAGTCGACGGTGCTTACAGCAAATCACTCAGTAACTACGGCAAAATAGTCACTCGTCGTAATCATTTGCTGGCCGATGACACGCGGTCGTCCACTCAGCTACTACAAGAATTGGAATATTGGAATCAAGAATTATTGTCATTTGGCACGGTCATCCAGGAGAAACGCCAAGCGTTTATTGCCGAGTTAAATCACGATTTGCCACAGGTCGTCAACGATCTCTTAGGAGGTCTGCTCACAGATTTACAGATAAATTATCTTCCCAACAGGTTGAATAAAGAGCGATTATTGTCGCACGAAGCCGCGGAACTGGCCTCTCACATAACTTTAATAGGGCCGCATCGCGATGACTGGAAATTATTAGAGTCAGATTATGATTTGTCACTCTTTGGGTCCCGGGGGCAGCAACGGACCGGGGTCCTAGCCCTTAAACTCTTTGAACTTGATTATATTTCGATGAAAGTAGGGGAGCGACCGTTGTTACTGCTGGATGATGTCTTTTCGGAACTGGATGACGTTCATCAGGAGGCCGTTTTGGCTACTATTGGGAAGCAACAAACAATTCTAACGGCGACACACGTTCCTGAATTTAGAGAGTTAAAGTATTGTCAGAGAATCCACACAACGTAG
- a CDS encoding VIT1/CCC1 transporter family protein translates to MKRHLELHSRVSVMRDVILGGQDGLVNVLGIVLGVSAASTDNKILVAAAMSAAFAEAVSMAAVAYTSTMAEKDHFDKEEAREKLEVETKPQDEIKEIRDIYVAKGFNGQLLEDVVTHITSDKTRWVNIMMKEELGITRVNTTTVLWTAATVGIAALIASFIPVFPFFLTTGIKAVAISLTVSAISLFAIGAYEAKTYVGSWKRSGVQLMIIGMGAATVGFLIGKIFHVN, encoded by the coding sequence ATGAAAAGACATTTAGAACTCCATAGCCGAGTGAGTGTGATGCGTGACGTAATTCTTGGAGGCCAAGATGGTTTAGTAAACGTTTTGGGCATAGTTCTTGGGGTATCGGCCGCCTCTACCGACAATAAAATCTTAGTAGCTGCTGCTATGTCGGCCGCTTTCGCCGAAGCGGTGTCCATGGCCGCCGTCGCCTACACTTCGACCATGGCCGAAAAGGATCATTTTGACAAAGAGGAGGCTCGTGAGAAATTAGAGGTCGAAACGAAGCCACAAGATGAAATTAAGGAAATTCGTGATATTTACGTCGCCAAAGGCTTTAATGGGCAGCTTTTAGAGGACGTGGTGACGCATATTACCAGTGACAAAACCCGTTGGGTTAATATTATGATGAAAGAGGAACTGGGAATAACCAGAGTTAACACCACAACGGTTCTGTGGACCGCGGCGACGGTAGGAATAGCCGCTTTAATTGCCTCATTTATTCCGGTTTTTCCGTTCTTCCTGACGACCGGAATAAAGGCTGTCGCTATTTCTTTGACCGTCAGCGCGATTTCTTTGTTCGCGATCGGCGCCTATGAAGCCAAAACATATGTTGGTTCTTGGAAACGGAGCGGTGTACAATTAATGATAATTGGAATGGGAGCGGCTACTGTCGGATTTTTAATTGGTAAAATATTTCACGTTAATTAG
- a CDS encoding PH domain-containing protein, which translates to MKEVFAALIKKPISVSFQSQEEGEALLMLVRRHWFTQVGSIITILILAAVPLVAGPFAPRLLPFIPGRFITFGVIFWLLFVFAYSLETFIIWYFNVLIITKKRIVDVDFWGLLNKNVSETEIAHLEDCTYAQHGVFQSLLNYGSVSMQTAGEQREFEFEGAPDPAQVHDLITDLMAGTHGTPKLSDPTVII; encoded by the coding sequence ATGAAGGAAGTTTTTGCCGCGTTAATTAAAAAACCAATTAGTGTAAGTTTTCAATCTCAAGAAGAGGGGGAAGCTTTATTAATGCTAGTGCGCCGCCATTGGTTTACCCAAGTGGGTAGTATTATTACCATTCTAATTTTAGCTGCAGTCCCTTTAGTAGCTGGCCCCTTTGCGCCGCGATTACTGCCGTTTATTCCGGGCCGCTTTATTACTTTTGGCGTTATCTTTTGGCTGCTCTTTGTATTTGCCTACTCTCTAGAAACCTTTATTATTTGGTATTTTAATGTGTTAATAATCACCAAAAAAAGAATTGTGGACGTTGATTTTTGGGGATTACTTAATAAGAATGTTTCTGAAACCGAAATTGCTCATTTAGAAGATTGCACTTACGCCCAACATGGCGTGTTTCAAAGTTTGCTTAATTACGGCAGTGTATCGATGCAAACGGCAGGAGAGCAGCGGGAATTTGAGTTTGAGGGGGCTCCCGATCCGGCCCAGGTACATGATTTGATTACTGATTTAATGGCGGGGACGCACGGGACTCCTAAATTAAGCGATCCCACGGTAATTATTTAA
- a CDS encoding ATP cone domain-containing protein — translation MFKVEKKDGTLQEYDQSKVINSMVTAGASHEEAAKVLPEVEAWAEAMAENGVIKSVDIRLEVIKELRTVNPEAASVFEKFSKPQA, via the coding sequence ATGTTTAAAGTCGAAAAAAAGGATGGTACTTTACAAGAGTACGATCAAAGTAAAGTAATAAACTCTATGGTTACCGCCGGGGCCAGTCATGAGGAAGCAGCCAAAGTATTACCAGAAGTGGAAGCTTGGGCGGAAGCCATGGCCGAAAACGGGGTGATTAAGTCGGTGGATATTCGCTTAGAAGTAATTAAAGAATTACGAACGGTGAATCCAGAAGCCGCTAGCGTTTTTGAGAAGTTTAGCAAGCCACAGGCCTAA
- a CDS encoding GGDEF domain-containing protein, with the protein MSDPYIMPLTKNSVKLFIRISLIVLAAVIILNLSLFLLLQVMPDSPNTFVHMSVSSVATAILMVPLFYLLIVRPIRRDLVSLENLSIIDHLTGLTNRRGFNILAEQQLKYAIRAKENLELFFVDLDNLKLINDTFGHRIGDEAIQAAAAVLKKTFRGSDIVARLGGDEFAILTLGKSSGTAVILSRIASLTEEVTLKYKLSMSIGVTVFDPDHPCTLADLVHQADAAMYVEKKKKKQVSSN; encoded by the coding sequence ATGTCAGATCCTTATATTATGCCCCTAACTAAAAATAGCGTTAAATTATTTATTAGAATTTCGTTAATTGTTTTGGCGGCTGTAATTATTCTAAATTTGTCACTATTTCTGTTATTACAGGTAATGCCTGATTCTCCAAATACTTTTGTGCATATGTCAGTCAGTAGTGTGGCCACTGCGATACTGATGGTGCCACTGTTTTATTTATTGATTGTGCGGCCGATTAGACGTGATCTAGTTAGTTTAGAAAACCTTTCAATAATTGATCATTTAACCGGTCTAACTAATCGGCGGGGCTTTAATATTTTAGCGGAACAGCAACTTAAATACGCGATCCGGGCTAAGGAAAATTTAGAATTATTTTTTGTAGATTTAGACAACTTAAAATTAATTAACGATACCTTTGGTCACCGGATTGGTGATGAAGCCATTCAAGCGGCTGCTGCAGTTTTAAAGAAAACATTTAGAGGATCCGATATAGTGGCACGCCTAGGTGGTGACGAATTTGCTATCTTAACACTTGGTAAATCGAGTGGAACCGCCGTCATACTTTCCCGAATAGCCAGTCTTACCGAAGAAGTAACATTAAAATATAAGTTATCTATGAGTATTGGAGTAACCGTATTTGATCCCGATCATCCCTGTACTTTAGCAGATCTAGTTCATCAAGCCGACGCGGCGATGTATGTAGAGAAGAAGAAAAAGAAGCAAGTTAGCTCAAATTAA